The sequence below is a genomic window from Bacteroidales bacterium.
GGCGGCATCCTGTTTTTAATTTTAAATTCAATAGTGTTTTTCCAGATTCTATAATCAAAAATCAAGTTTTAGCTCGTAAGAAAAATCCAGCCTTGATTGACCAAGGCTATACAAATCTTTGTGGAATGGCTGTTTGTGCTACGATTTTAGCAAAATATAAGCCTGAAACATACGAAGCACTTGTTTATGATTTGAATAATAAAGGTCTTGCAAAAGTTAATAATTATAAAATTAAAGTAAATAGGCGTGTTGCGAATGTTGAAAATAATTTTTTTAAAAAAGCATCAATACCTGAAGCAGATTGGCTTTTGCTTGCTTCAATGCGAAATAAATTCAATTCGCCATTTTTACCTTATGGAGGGAAAATGAGTAATTGTTATGAAAAGATATCAGGCAGCAATTTTCCAAATGGCATAAAAAAACGGCTTAAACACATGGGTTTTGGTAATATTAAAAACAAGATGAATGGCTTTTATCCTGTTTGCAAGCCAGCATTGAAAACAATTAATGAAATAGATTCTTTGTTTAAATCAGGCAAAACAATTGTGCTTTTAATTAATACAAAAATGTATAAAAATGGCAAGTTTTCTATGTTTTCAAACCATTTTGTAATTTATAATGGTAATTTAATGGTAAATCTAGATAAGAATACGCTATCTTTTAATATTCTGACTTTTGGTTTTAAAAATGGCATGAATATCAATGTTTCTCCAAGTGCTTTTAAAAATAATTATTTTGGATATTTGAGCGTGAATTAGTGTTTTAAATAATACATTATGTAGTATGAAACAGAATAAAATTGTATCTTTACAAACAAATTTGTAAAATAATGCGTGAAATAGCAGATGATGTATTAAATATGATAGAAGAACAAAATTATGGTGCTAGTAAAGAGTATTTTTGTCATAAAAATATTTTACTTTTTCATGGAGATATTTTAAACAAAAAATTTTTTGACAAACAATTCATTGATTTAATAGTAACTTCACCACCTTATAATGTGGGCATTGACTATAATTCAAACAATGATGAGTTGAGTTATGACCAGTACCTTGATTTTTCTGAGCGCTGGATGAAAAATTGTTATGATTGGAGTAAAACGCAAGCAAGGTTTTGTTTAAATATTCCATTAGACAAAAATAAAGGCGGACATAGACCAGTTGGTGCTGATTTGACAAAAATTGCTCAAAAAGTTGGCTGGAAATATAAAACAACAATAATTTGGAATGAAGGCAATATATCAAGGCGAACAGCGTGGGGGTCGTGGAAATCAGCTTCTGCACCAGTTGTTATTGCACCAGTAGAGCTTATAGCGGTTTTTTATAAAGATGAATGGAAAAAAACAAATGGAAGTAAAATCTCAGATATAACCGGTGATGAATTTAAAGATTGGACACAAGGAGTTTGGGTGTTTAATGGTGAAAGCAAAAAGCGTATAGGGCATCCAGCACCATTTCCAAAAGAATTACCTTATAGATGTATCAAATTATTTAGTTATCAAAACGATTTAGTTTTTGATCCATTTGTTGGCAGTGGAACAACATTATTAGTCGCTCAAAACCTAGATAGAAAAGCAATTGGAACAGAGTTGGACGTTGAATATTGCGAACTTGCTAAAAATAGAATATTGAAAGAAACAGGCACTTTAAATTTTGAATTAAATGACAAAGAAAATATCTCAGCTTGATTTAATCAAGGAATTCTTTAGAAATAATCCAAATAGAGATATTGCCCATCCGGAAGTTGTAGATTGGGTAGTAGAAGAATATAGTAAAAGAACAGGAAAGGTTTTTAGAGACCCGGATAGAGGTATTCGTTCTTTGTCTCAAAGAGGATTTCTAATAAAAGTTTCAAAAGGTGTTTATCGTTATGACTCTGAATATGTGCAAAACAGAGAAATAGAAGATTTTACGCCAGCACAGAAAAAAGAAATTTTAGAAAGAGATAATTACAAGTGTGTAATTTGTGGAAGAGGCGAACAAGATGGAGTAGAATTACATGTTGATCATATAAAAGCAAAAGATTTGGGAGGCAAAGCAACTATTGAAAACGGGCAAACTTTATGTGCTCAACACAATTTCTTAAAAAAGAATTTTAAGCAAACAGAAACAGGGAAGAAAATGTTTATCCGACTTTACGAATTAGCAAAATCGCAAGGGAACACAGAACTTCAAAAATTTTGTGCTGAAATATTGGAGGTGTTTGAGAGGAATAATATAAACGGACATATTGAGTGGAAGAAATAAAAACAGCTTTACATTATAATATAAATAAAGGAAAAAATACTTTTTTAATACCTTTATACGCATATTTCAGCAATGAATAGGAAAAAAATTATTGTAACTGGAGCCAATGGCAGTATAGGCAAAGAAATAGTTAGGCAACTTATTGAAAAAGATTGCGATATAATTATGGCTTGTAGAAATATTGACAAGGCTATAAATGTAAAAAACGAGATAATCAATACTCAAAAATGCCAATCAGAACGCATAGAGATTATAAAATTTGATGCAAGTTCTTTCTATTCTATAAAACAGTTTGCTAGCGAAATAAAAAATAAAAAAATAAAAGTTGATGGATTGATAAACAATGCTGGAGGTACAAATCGTAATTTTAGCCTTAATGATAGAAATATTGAAACTACGATTATGACAAATTATATTTCAGCATTTGCGCTGTCAAAACTTATAACTCCTTTGATGAACGAAAATTCTAATATTGTTAATGTTATATCAATATTGTCGAATATTCGTTGCTTAAAGAAAAATATATTTAATAATAATCAAAAAAAATATTCGCAATTAGGAGCTTATGCTGATTCAAAAGTTGCTCTTGCTGTGTTTACATCTTCATTATCGGAACTTTTGGGGAATAAAATTCGAGTAAACGCCGCTGACCCGGGCATAGTTGATACCGGTATTATTAAACTAAACAGGTGGTTTGACCCGCTTGCAGATAAATTTTTCAGACCACTAATCAAAACGCCTAAAAAAGGAGCTATTCCAATTGTAAACGCGGTGTTATCAAGCAAAACGGAATACGCTTTTCGTGGTAAAAAATGCAAGCCAATGAAGAAAAAATTTAAGCAACACAAGCTTAAATCATGGCTTTGGGACGAAACTGAAAAAATTGTAAAGAGAAATTTGGTTTAAATTGAAAACTTAAAGTTTGACGCATAAAGGTCATCATTTTTAATTAAAAGCCCGAAGTGGAAAAAATCTATTTTCACATTGAAAAAATCATTGTCAACAAGCCCTTTCCAACATTCAGTCATGCTTTTAGAACAGTAAATATCGTCTATTAAAATTGCTGATTTTTCACTCATTGCGGGGACTAAAATATTAATATATTCTAATGTTGGTTTTTTTAAATGATGCCCGTCAATAAAGGCAAAGCTTATTTTATGGTTTTGATTTATTATATCAGCTAGTATTCGTTGAAAACTTCCAATTTTTAAATCAATATTTTTTAAATTATTGTTTTTAAAAGTTTCC
It includes:
- a CDS encoding HNH endonuclease, which codes for MTKKISQLDLIKEFFRNNPNRDIAHPEVVDWVVEEYSKRTGKVFRDPDRGIRSLSQRGFLIKVSKGVYRYDSEYVQNREIEDFTPAQKKEILERDNYKCVICGRGEQDGVELHVDHIKAKDLGGKATIENGQTLCAQHNFLKKNFKQTETGKKMFIRLYELAKSQGNTELQKFCAEILEVFERNNINGHIEWKK
- a CDS encoding site-specific DNA-methyltransferase; protein product: MREIADDVLNMIEEQNYGASKEYFCHKNILLFHGDILNKKFFDKQFIDLIVTSPPYNVGIDYNSNNDELSYDQYLDFSERWMKNCYDWSKTQARFCLNIPLDKNKGGHRPVGADLTKIAQKVGWKYKTTIIWNEGNISRRTAWGSWKSASAPVVIAPVELIAVFYKDEWKKTNGSKISDITGDEFKDWTQGVWVFNGESKKRIGHPAPFPKELPYRCIKLFSYQNDLVFDPFVGSGTTLLVAQNLDRKAIGTELDVEYCELAKNRILKETGTLNFELNDKENISA
- a CDS encoding SDR family NAD(P)-dependent oxidoreductase — protein: MNRKKIIVTGANGSIGKEIVRQLIEKDCDIIMACRNIDKAINVKNEIINTQKCQSERIEIIKFDASSFYSIKQFASEIKNKKIKVDGLINNAGGTNRNFSLNDRNIETTIMTNYISAFALSKLITPLMNENSNIVNVISILSNIRCLKKNIFNNNQKKYSQLGAYADSKVALAVFTSSLSELLGNKIRVNAADPGIVDTGIIKLNRWFDPLADKFFRPLIKTPKKGAIPIVNAVLSSKTEYAFRGKKCKPMKKKFKQHKLKSWLWDETEKIVKRNLV